DNA from Corynebacterium aurimucosum ATCC 700975:
CGTCGCTGTTCCTCTCGCGTCCTATATCCCGGCTACCCAGGTGGGTAACCAGGTCTGGACATCTGGCCAGCTGCCCGTTGTGGGCGGGGAATTGCCTGCCGCCGGCAAGGTCGGCGCAGAGGTAAGCCTCGACAAGGCACAGGAATTGGCGCGCACGGCGGCGCTGAACGCATTGGCTGCAATCGATGGCCTCGTCGGGCTTGACCGCATTACCCGCGTGATAAAGGTAGTCGGTTTCGTAGCTTCGGATCCCTCTTTCACGGATCAGGCCGCAGTTATCAACGGTGCCTCGGATTTCCTCGGTGAGGTCTTCGGGGACGCTGGAATCCACGCGCGTTCTGCGGTGGGGGTAGCGGTCTTGCCGAAGGATTCCCCCGTTGAGATTGAAATCATCGTAGAAATCGCTGAGTAATCGGATAGGGTTAGAACCATGGAGCATCCTGCATATAGCCAACTGCGTCCCGTGAGCCAGTCCGTCGGTGTCGTGCTGTGTGATAACCCCAGCTACACCGCCTTGGAGGGCACCAATACGTGGATCATCCGCGCCGGAGAAGATTCCCGCGCCATTGTGGTCGATCCGGGCCCGGAGGATGAAGGTCACCTCAATGTCGTGACCGCGAAAGCGGGCGAGGTGGCGTTGATTCTTCTTACC
Protein-coding regions in this window:
- a CDS encoding RidA family protein, whose translation is MGALARLEELGVELPSVAVPLASYIPATQVGNQVWTSGQLPVVGGELPAAGKVGAEVSLDKAQELARTAALNALAAIDGLVGLDRITRVIKVVGFVASDPSFTDQAAVINGASDFLGEVFGDAGIHARSAVGVAVLPKDSPVEIEIIVEIAE